A stretch of Prunus dulcis chromosome 6, ALMONDv2, whole genome shotgun sequence DNA encodes these proteins:
- the LOC117629894 gene encoding uncharacterized protein LOC117629894 isoform X1 has translation MAVRSVLGKLGRSRFIPDNGRHIMVGSSPTVCSSPHHPFDYYGVVHDRNKADQKSNPFLLGSLMKEPLYRHLDFGGLGPARFAIEELRKKRNIQLQSVRVLRVLARKHVGLPRYDSYYDLLLEAVDADVMRYFEVTVSLSSRDDLWLEDFCLLVDNKKPIRLYYHLDNFFDAYAKAREQLSFGMRKGNLSMLPPLALPHLSYTNPGHKEETTAPKRRGRTNACEAAKHFGPAPGVPQKYTKPYVRSKRRKFEKARGKRNNEGFRECQTAACESFEGMVQMYWWFDLIFFYNGGSL, from the exons ATGGCTGTTCGTTCTGTGCTTGGAAAGCTGGGTAGGAGTAGATTTATTCCCGACAATGGAAGACATATCATGGTTGGGAGTTCTCCTACTGTTTGTTCCTCTCCTCATCACCCTTTTGATTATTATGGGGTCGTCCATGATCGAAACAAAGCGGATCAAAAAAGCAACCCTTTTCTTCTTGGATCGCTTATGAAAGAG CCACTTTATCGTCATTTGGATTTTGGAGGACTAGGACCTGCTCGTTTCGCCATCGAAGAGTTGAGGAAGAAAagg AATATCCAACTGCAGTCTGTGAGAGTGTTGAGGGTGTTAGCAAGGAAACATGTTGGCTTGCCACGATATGATTCTTACTATGATCTACTGCTGGAGGCAGTTGATGCCGATGTGATGAGATATTTCGAAGTAACAGTGTCACTTAGTTCCAGGGATGACTTGTGGTTGGAAGACTTTTGTCTTCTCGTTGATAATAAAAAACCTATAAGATTATATTATCACCTAG ACAACTTTTTTGATGCATATGCTAAGGCTCGAGAGCAGTTATCATTTGGTATGCGAAAAGGAAACCTCTCTATGCTGCCTCCCTTAGCCCTCCCTCATCTCTCATACACAAACCCGGGACACAAAGAGGAAACCACTGCTCCAAAACGCAG AGGTCGAACGAATGCATGTGAAGCGGCGAAACACTTCGGTCCAGCTCCCGGTGTACCTCAAAAGTACACCAAACCTTATGTCCGGTCAAAGAGAAGGAAGTTTGAGAAGGCTAGAGGAAAGAGGAACAATGAGGGCTTTAGAG AATGCCAAACTGCAGCTTGTGAGAGTTTTGAGGGCATGGTACAGATGTACTGGTGGTTCGatctcatatttttttacaatggaGGCAGTTTATAA
- the LOC117629894 gene encoding uncharacterized protein LOC117629894 isoform X2 — translation MAVRSVLGKLGRSRFIPDNGRHIMVGSSPTVCSSPHHPFDYYGVVHDRNKADQKSNPFLLGSLMKENIQLQSVRVLRVLARKHVGLPRYDSYYDLLLEAVDADVMRYFEVTVSLSSRDDLWLEDFCLLVDNKKPIRLYYHLDNFFDAYAKAREQLSFGMRKGNLSMLPPLALPHLSYTNPGHKEETTAPKRRGRTNACEAAKHFGPAPGVPQKYTKPYVRSKRRKFEKARGKRNNEGFRECQTAACESFEGMVQMYWWFDLIFFYNGGSL, via the exons ATGGCTGTTCGTTCTGTGCTTGGAAAGCTGGGTAGGAGTAGATTTATTCCCGACAATGGAAGACATATCATGGTTGGGAGTTCTCCTACTGTTTGTTCCTCTCCTCATCACCCTTTTGATTATTATGGGGTCGTCCATGATCGAAACAAAGCGGATCAAAAAAGCAACCCTTTTCTTCTTGGATCGCTTATGAAAGAG AATATCCAACTGCAGTCTGTGAGAGTGTTGAGGGTGTTAGCAAGGAAACATGTTGGCTTGCCACGATATGATTCTTACTATGATCTACTGCTGGAGGCAGTTGATGCCGATGTGATGAGATATTTCGAAGTAACAGTGTCACTTAGTTCCAGGGATGACTTGTGGTTGGAAGACTTTTGTCTTCTCGTTGATAATAAAAAACCTATAAGATTATATTATCACCTAG ACAACTTTTTTGATGCATATGCTAAGGCTCGAGAGCAGTTATCATTTGGTATGCGAAAAGGAAACCTCTCTATGCTGCCTCCCTTAGCCCTCCCTCATCTCTCATACACAAACCCGGGACACAAAGAGGAAACCACTGCTCCAAAACGCAG AGGTCGAACGAATGCATGTGAAGCGGCGAAACACTTCGGTCCAGCTCCCGGTGTACCTCAAAAGTACACCAAACCTTATGTCCGGTCAAAGAGAAGGAAGTTTGAGAAGGCTAGAGGAAAGAGGAACAATGAGGGCTTTAGAG AATGCCAAACTGCAGCTTGTGAGAGTTTTGAGGGCATGGTACAGATGTACTGGTGGTTCGatctcatatttttttacaatggaGGCAGTTTATAA